Below is a window of Vibrio sp. SS-MA-C1-2 DNA.
ATTGGTGGTACATGGCTTGGTATGAAAGTCCTTGGTATAGACAAGGAAACCAGCATGTTGACCTCAATTGGTTCTGCCATTTGTGGTGCAGCAGCAATATTAGGGGCTGAATCGATTGTTAAACCTAAACCTCATCAAACAGCGGTCTCTGTTGCTACCGTGGTTATCTTTGGTACGATTGCTATGTTTATCTATCCAGTGATCTACCATACATTTGAGATCGACGATGAAACAATGGGAATATTCACTGGTGCTACCATCCATGAGGTTGCACAAGTCGTCGCCGCAGGTAATTCCATCAATCATGATGTTGGTGTCACTTCCGTTATCGTTAAATTAACTCGTGTCATGTTGCTCGCCCCTTTCTTAATCATTTTGAGCGCTTACCTGGCCAAAGGACAATCCTCTGACGGTGAAAAAGTTAAAGTTTCCATTCCATGGTTTGCAGTACTCTTCGTGATCGTCGCAGGGATAAATTCATTTGGTTTTATTCCTGAATCAGTGGTTAGTGTGCTGACTCAAGCTTCTGTTTTCTTCTTAACGATGGCAATGGGCGCATTAGGTATTGATACTAACTTTAGTAAAATCCGTGGCGTTGGGATGAAACCAATATTATTGGCTATCATTCTATTTGGCTGGTTAATTATTGGTGGTTATGCGATGACTGTCGGCGTGATGTATATTCTATAAGGAAACAACAAAATGAGTTATAAACATATTCTTGTAGCAGCAGATTTTACCGATGAATCAAAGATTTTATTGAATAAAGCTGTCGATTTGGCAAAAGATCTGCAAGCAAAATTAAGCGTTGTTCATGTAGAACCTGATCTTTCAGATTTTTATACCGGAATGATTGAGATTGATTTAAAGAAACGAGCGAATGACGTCGAACACGAGCTTGTCATCGAGATGAAAGCGTTTCTAGAGACGTTAAACTACCCTATTACAGAGCATCGACTTTGTAACGGAGCAGTCGCTAAAGAGGTAGAAAAGACAATAACAAATATCAATGCTGATCTTTTAGTGCTTGGACAACATAAAACTTCATCTTTGTTTCAATTGTTTTTCTCTGCAACAGAGCCATTAATCCATGATATGCCATGTGATATCACATTGATTAAGCTCTAATATTTCAGATGGATAACATTGGAGCCTTTAGCTAATTCGGCTCCAATGGTTATCCCAAACAATCGATGTTACTTTACGTTTCCTCTGCGCCCGCGATTGCCTTTCATCTGCAATAACAATGACACCACTTCCCGAACTAATCGCGAACTGATTTCCATGACTGCAAATACCAGAAGTATCAGAAAGAGAGGCTAACTCTAATAATTCACCACTCTTCTGTGACCAAATTCCATAGCAATTGCCTCTTGGAGATGTCGCAATCACCCACTCATCAGTAGTGGTGATACTCAATCCAGTCTTGCTTTTCCTCACATTAAAAAGCTTATAAATTTTCCCTTTATGCTATATTTTATATATTTATCGTACAATTTTAATCCAGAATAAAAAGGTATAACTCAATGTCCTCTGCGCTTTTTTCTTTATTTACCGATACGTTGAGGTCAATAAAAAACCTTTGTAGCAAGCCTCATAGAATTTTCTTACTTTGTTTACTGCTGTTTATTACTGCCTGTTCGAACAAGGAAGCGCCAGAGTACCAAAGCTCATCTCACCTTCCCTCTTATCAGCAAGCCAACTTTTCAATGTATGTTGAAGATCAGCAAGCTTGGTTATCAGAGAATCGTGCTTTTATTACTGATGACAAGGCTCTGGAAATCACCCTCAACAGTCCTTTTGAATTAAAACCAGAACGACCAAATGGTAAAGCGGTACTATTAGTTCATGGATTAAGTGATTCACCTTATTCGTTCCATGATGTTGCCAATCATTTAGTCCAGCGAGGCTATTTAGTTCGTGCGATCCTTCTTCCGGGACATGGCAGTAAAGCAGGTGATTTGACGTTAGCAACTTATCAAGATTGGCAACAAGCCGTAGCGCATCATATTGAATTACTTAAAAAGCAGTATGATCAAATTTGGCTTGGTGGCTATTCAACGGGTACGAACTTAGTGACAGCTTACGCCCTAGAAAAGTCGGATAAAATTGCTGGATTATTACTGTTCTCCCCCGCATTTGAACCTGAGTCATCTCAGGTTAAATATGCACCTCTCGCCAGCTATTTTGTTAAATGGGCAGATAAAGACCCTGAAGACAACTTACTACGCTATAACTCGTTGGCGATGAATGGGGTTGCTGCTTATTATCAGACCGTGAAATCGGTACAAGATGAGTTAGAACAGCATCAGTTTAATAAGCCTGTCGTTATGATTGTCAGTGAAGCAGACAGTGTTATCGATGGAAACTACGCTGCTGAAGCATTTGATAAGCACTTTACTAACCCCAACAATAAAGTGATTTGGTTTGGGGAAGATAAACCAACAAATATAACGGAACAAGGTACAGATCAAGTGACGCTTTTACCTATGCCAATTGAAGGCTCGCATATTTCAAATGCCTCCCATATGGCGATGCTATTTGACCCTCAAAACCCTTATTACGGTACAGAAGGATCTATTCTAGTTTGTAATAATGGACAAACTGAAGCCATGGCCTCTATTTGTCAGGATGGTGGTGATGTTTGGTATTCGGCTTGGGGATATCAAGAGGAAGGAAAGGTACATGCCCGTTTAACATTTAATCCCTATTACAGCGAAATGTTAGCGATTATTGACCATGTCATGTCTCATGATTCTGCTCAGTCTGTTAATACGACAGAAAAATAAAAGTTGAGAAATAAAAGTTGAGAAATAAAAAGAGATAGAGAAGAGGGAGAATAAGACCTCACTCTATCTCTTCTATCCCTTTCGCTTGCTCGTTGATAACGGAAATTCCATGTTCTTTATTCATCATATATACTCCGCTGACTGTTGTTATTACTCATCAGTCTACGCTTCAAAATAAAGCAAAAGTGTGAGAAAAGGCAGGTTTATCATACAAATCTAAATTTAGTTTAATCCACCAGCTCGATGCCTAAACTCTCTAATAGATTCAATGCATCATAGCGAGAAAATTTCGCTCCTTTAATCTCGTTCTCTAACGGATTAATGGCATAATTAGTGGCGTCGGTGAAATCACTGTCTCGCAATTGAGTACGCATAAATTGACTATAAGCGAAGTCAGAACCTGTCATCACAGATTGATTGAAATTGCCTTCTCGAAAATCGACATCATGCAATTTACATTCATTGAGGTGAAGCTCATTTAAGGTTAAGCCAAAGAAAGAGTTGTCATTCATCACACATTGATGAAAACTCAACTCGAAAGCGACATGATAAGAAGCCCATACTGCTTTGGTCCAATCAACACCAACTAATTTACACTCACGAAAGGCAATTTCAAATAACACGCTGTTAGAAAAATCGATTAAGCTCAAATTACAACGAGTAAATTCGCAATCATTAAATTTACAGTTTTTAAATTGAGATGAAGAGAAGTCACACTCTTCAAACTGGCAACCTTCAAATTCAATATTAATAAACTCGCGCTCAATCAGCTCCTCTTTTCTAAAGACAACATCATAGAACTCTTGATTATCAGCAATTATATCCATCAACATCTACCCCTAATAAACGCTTTAATATCAATCACTCTACTTGTTTTCTATTAAAATGTCAGGCTTAGTTAAAGAAATAACAACCAAATTAAGCTTTAACACTCCCGTCTTACACATGAGCAAAAATCAAACAATGATTTTAAGTATAATAATGTGATTATTTATGCGATAAGGAGAACCAATGAAGCAATTTCCAAAGTTAAAAAACTTAAATAAAACCGATATTGAAGCATTCTATAATCAAATAGAAAAAGCGCTCTCTTTGGCGGAGGTTGATGCACCACTCCCTGAAGATGAAAGAAGAAATTTCTGTGATGCGTTTGCAATTATGGAAGGTTCAAAAAATGCTTTAAGTATGAAAGAAAAGAGAATTATTTTAGCCTCTGAGTATGGTTTTATTGGTTTAGATGATTATATGGAGGTGATTGATAACGATTCAAATTCAGTCGATTTTATGGTGCTAGATTCCAAATATATCACTTAATAATTCAACAACTCCAGTGTTGCATCAAGATACTGTTTAACTGCTGCATCACTGGAAATGTCTGGTAACTCGACCGTAATACAAGGAAGTTGTTGTTCAGTACACCAAGTACCAAATGACCCAGGGGTTGGATAACCGACGGAACCTACGACAGGGAGTTGGTACGCTTTTGACATCCAATCAACGAGTGGCGAGCTGATCTCTGTGTCAATACAGGCTAACGGCTCATGAAAGCTCACAACAAATTTAGGCTTTCGTTCTGCGATCAATGACATTAAACCTGATACTTCTGGTTCTAAATTAAGGTTATCACCCGTTTTAATCGTAACCTTGCGCGTAGGGCTTTCAATGCTCCAACGATAAACCGTATCATCAGGTAACCAATTGCGAGTTGGAAATGCTCGATTAAGATCAACACCATTACCGTTAGCTCGCGTTGAAAGTTGATTACCATCAGGATTTAATGAAAGAATTACATCGTGCTTTAATTGATTCGTGTCGAGGGTTCGCAAGGCAGAAGAGATCAACATCATCGAAGCAGTTTCATCACCATGAGTCCCTGCAATAATTAAACCTCTTTCTGGCGTATCGATTTCAGCAGGGAAATAGAATAATGGTGCACCTAACATAGAAGTCCCAAACAACTGTTGTTTAACAATAAAGTTCGCTCTATCTTGTTCTAATCGACATTTCACCATGTAATCACACTTATTCCGTTCGTTATCATCCCATCAATGTTTACAATTGAGCCACTTTTTGTCAACATGAAAATATATTAATTATAATTATTTTGGGATTATTATGAAGAGATGGACCTTAACATTAACTGCTGCACTGCTTGCATCGAGTTTTAATTCAATCGCCGCTCAAATTCCTGAAGGGGTAACATTAGCAAAACAACAACACCTCACTCGCGGAAATGATGCAGAAGTAGCAACCCTAGATCCTGCCAATGCGGAAGGTATGCCTGAAATTCATGTGTTACGCGACCTCTTTGAAGGCTTAGTTATTCAAGACAGTGATGGCAATGTTATCCCAGGTGTCGCCGCCTCTTGGGAAACCCGTGATAATAAAACGTTCACCTTCCATCTTCGTCCGGATTTAAAATGGTCAAATGGCGATCCCCTTACTGCTGATGATTTTGTCTATAGTTTAAAACGCGCAGCATCACCTGACTTTGCTTCGGCTAACGGTTGGTATTTAAAGCTAACAAAAATCAAAAATATGGCTGATATCTTAGAAGGTAAAGCAGATTTAGATAGCCTCGGCATTAAAGCGTTAGATGACCAAACATTACAATACACCTTAGAAACTCAAGTTCCCTATTTTGTCGCAATGATGGCACATACTTCGATGATGCCTATTCATCAAGCCAGTGTTGAAAAGTATGGCGTAAAATGGACGCATCCTGAAAACATGGTTTCAAACGGTGCTTATACTCTTAAAAACTGGGTTGTTAATGAGAGAATCGATCTTGCAAAAAATAACCGATATTGGGATGCTGAAGAGACCGTTATTACTGATGTGACCTATATTCCGTTTGAAAGCCAAACCGCAGCGATGAACCGTTATATGGCAGGTGAAGTCGATATCACTTCGGATGTCCCTACGCAAATGGCTAAAAAGTTACAAAAAGAGTATCGTGATGCTTATACTGTCGTTCCGCTACTTTGTACTTATTACTACACCTTCAACACCACTAAAGCACCTTTTGATGATCCACGAGTAAGAAAAGCGGTCTCTTATTCAATTATGCGTGATGTGATCACCAACGGGATCACTAACACAGGTAACGTTCCAGCTTATACTTTTGCCCATAAATATGTTGCCGGTTTTAAAGCAACGCAACCAGAATATAGTCAATGGACACAAAAACAGCGAGACCAAAAAGCTCAACAACTGTTAGCGGAAGCTGGATACAATCAAGATAACCCACTAAAATTCCACCTGCTTTATAACACCAGCGAAAGCCACAAAGCGATTGCTACTGCCATTGCTGCGATGCTAAAAAATAACCTCAAGGCCGAGGTTGAACTAGAGAACCAAGAGTGGAAATCCTATTTAGTTTCTCGTCGCCAAGGTGCATTTGATGTCTTACGTTCATCATGGTGTGGTGATTATAATGAAGCGTCAACGTTCTTATCATTAATGACATCAGGTAACTCTGGAAATTACGCCCGATTTAGTGACCCAGAGTACGATAACGTGATTGAACAGGCGCTACTATCCACCAACCAGCAACAACGAAATAGCTATTACGATAAAGCAGAACAGATATTGAGTGCCGAAATGCCAATTGCACCGATTTATGACTACATGCAAGCTCGATTAGTACGCCCAACGGTTGGTGGTTTCCCTCTGAATAATGTTGAAGGCCGTATCTACTCTAAAAACCTTTATATTAAGGCAAGTAAATAAAATGAAGCTCTCTATCCGTCAAAAACAGTGGAAAATTAATGGTTCATTTACTATCTCGCGTGGCAGTAAAACCCATGCAGATGTGGTGATTGTCGAGTTAGCCGAACATCTGTTAACGGATAGAGAGGATTCTCAAAATAGCTGGATTATTGGTCGGGGGGAATGTGTCCCCTATGCGCGTTATGGTGAGTCTATTCAGTCCGTGATTGAGCAGATTGAAGCGGTTCGTCCTCAAATAGAAAACGCGTCACTGACTCATCAACAATTACTGTCATTATTGCCTGCAGGTGCTGCTCGTAATGCCATCGATTGTGCGCTATGGGATCTGACTTGCAAACGAAATCAACAATCAATTTGGCAGCAATTAAATATTAATCCTCAACCATTAATCACCGCATTTACTCTCTCTATTGGCTCGATTGAGGAGATGCAACAAACCGCAAAAATTAACGCCTCTCGTCCCTTATTAAAACTCAAACTTGCTGGTGATAGTTTGGATCTCGCACGAGTTAGAGCCGTACGAGATGCAGCCCCCAAAAGCAAAATTATTCTTGATGCTAACGAAGCTTGGACAGAAGAGATCTATCGTAATCTGATTCCTCAACTACTCCCTCTTGATATCACGATGATTGAACAACCATTTGCTGCTGATAATGACGATATTCTTACAACACTTCCCCAGCCTATTCCTATCTGTGCTGATGAATCGTGTCATGGCCAAGAATCCTTACCAAGCCTCGCCACCAAATATCAAATGATCAATATTAAACTAGATAAAACAGGCGGATTAACCGAAGCATTCGCGGTAAAGCAACAAGCTCAAGATTTAGGATTAAAGATTATGATTGGCTGCATGGTAGGTTCTTCTTTAAGTATGGCTCCCGCTTCTGTTATTGCTCAAGATGCTGATATTGTCGATTTAGACGGACCGTTATTACTCGCCGAAGACATAGATTCAGGGATTGAATTTGAAGGCAGTATCATGATGCCATTTAGTGATGAGTTGTGGGGATAAGTACCTTTATTAATTTCAGGTCTACACTTAAGTTTATTCAATAAGTTTAGTCAGTTGAGGTTTATCCATGCCACACCTTTTTGTTAACCGAGAACGAGTCCATGATGTCGTTAATCAAAAGCCAGAGTTAAAGCAACAATTCCTTTGGGAAACGATTAACGCCATTGTCTATAAAATCGGTGGCATTATATTTATTGCAGGGAGTGTCTGCTTTCTTCCTCGTTTCGAAGCTCATGTTGACCTTGGGGCTATTTTATTTGTTATCGGATCGATTCTCTATCTGATTGTCTCTCTTCATGACATCATTGAGGTGAATACCTACCGAAAAAAGAATAATGAATACAGCCGAGAACTTCATTTGGAGTATATTGCCTCTTTTTGTTATTTCATTGGTTCTGTATTATTTACAGCAGGTAGTATTTTCTTTTTAAAAGAAGTCGATATGGTTACAGCGGGTGCATGGATGTTTATTATCGGCAGCGGGTTATTTGTTTATGGTGCAGCAACCAATGTTGCTCGAATACTGTATGAAGGATCGACATTAACGTTGCAGCTAATGAATCTGACAGCGTTAACCTTTGTTGTCGGCTCAGTACTTTTCCTTATCGCATCAGTACCCTATTTATGGCATATCGATACAGGTCACGACTCTTATCAATTATTTAGATATCTTGCTTGGCAATACATTATTGGCAGCGCGCTCTTTTTATTAGGCGGTTTTACCAATTATTGGCGTGCCTTTTTAATTATGCGACACCAATTAAATGAAGCAGAGCAATTAATTAAAGACACTAAACAGAATAAGATAGACAAATAAGATAGATAAGGTTTTAGATTTAAAGTTGTATACCTAAAATAATTGGAGTCGCTAGTAGGCGGCAAATGAGTGAGGCCCCATGAGTATAGATGTACTATATGATTGGGGCGAACGAGTGTAGCCAACAACCTAGCGACTTCAAGTATGAAGGGGATAGTTAATATTGCTGCAACCTTAAACTTCTACTTTAAAATCGGTGACGTACACTAACCATGACTACTTACTACTTACTACTTACTACTTAAATTATCATTCATTTTATTGAGTGTACGAATAAAGACTTCCAACTCTTGCTCTGAAATATCAGTCGTCGTTTGCTTTAATACGGTCTGATCTAAATTTTTAATTTTCTCAAGAATTTGCTTCCCTTGTTGTTCAATTATCAAACATTGACTACGTTTATCATTAGGGTTTGGTTGTTTAGAAATCAAATCTTGCTCAATAAGAGTATTAAGTAGTCGAGTCACTTGTCCTTTATCTCGATTAAGTCGGTGAGAAATATCGATCGCCGTACAGTTAGGAAGATGGTTAATCACTTTTAACACTCGAACATGCATTGGAGTTATCGCCAATCCTAAGCTTTCAACATGGTCATGAATGGCTCTTTTTAAAGAGTGAGAGAGTTGGAACAAACTTTCTAAGGTTCGGGATTTAGGCATAACAGTATCATTGTCTTGTCGGGTTATTTTTAGATTATACCTTTCTGACTTGAAGTTGCTAGGTCGTTAGCTCCGATCGTTCGCCTACTCGCAACAGTAATTATTATGGCGACATACAGAACGTGTTGCAAACGCCCCACCAGAAGGAAATGTACAGCAATTTACCTGAGCCCACACAATGTGGTTGACAATATCAACCAAAAGCAATATAGTTGATACCGTCAACCAA
It encodes the following:
- a CDS encoding YeiH family protein — its product is MKKYITGIVITFIMGIVSFELAKVPFFKEYQISPLVICILIGMIIGNFIPQALPKSSAIGIKFSQQKLLRLGIILYGFFITFQQIIEVGLAGLVVDILVIITTFIGGTWLGMKVLGIDKETSMLTSIGSAICGAAAILGAESIVKPKPHQTAVSVATVVIFGTIAMFIYPVIYHTFEIDDETMGIFTGATIHEVAQVVAAGNSINHDVGVTSVIVKLTRVMLLAPFLIILSAYLAKGQSSDGEKVKVSIPWFAVLFVIVAGINSFGFIPESVVSVLTQASVFFLTMAMGALGIDTNFSKIRGVGMKPILLAIILFGWLIIGGYAMTVGVMYIL
- a CDS encoding universal stress protein, which translates into the protein MSYKHILVAADFTDESKILLNKAVDLAKDLQAKLSVVHVEPDLSDFYTGMIEIDLKKRANDVEHELVIEMKAFLETLNYPITEHRLCNGAVAKEVEKTITNINADLLVLGQHKTSSLFQLFFSATEPLIHDMPCDITLIKL
- a CDS encoding DUF1513 domain-containing protein, whose amino-acid sequence is MSITTTDEWVIATSPRGNCYGIWSQKSGELLELASLSDTSGICSHGNQFAISSGSGVIVIADERQSRAQRKRKVTSIVWDNHWSRIS
- a CDS encoding carboxylesterase; its protein translation is MSSALFSLFTDTLRSIKNLCSKPHRIFLLCLLLFITACSNKEAPEYQSSSHLPSYQQANFSMYVEDQQAWLSENRAFITDDKALEITLNSPFELKPERPNGKAVLLVHGLSDSPYSFHDVANHLVQRGYLVRAILLPGHGSKAGDLTLATYQDWQQAVAHHIELLKKQYDQIWLGGYSTGTNLVTAYALEKSDKIAGLLLFSPAFEPESSQVKYAPLASYFVKWADKDPEDNLLRYNSLAMNGVAAYYQTVKSVQDELEQHQFNKPVVMIVSEADSVIDGNYAAEAFDKHFTNPNNKVIWFGEDKPTNITEQGTDQVTLLPMPIEGSHISNASHMAMLFDPQNPYYGTEGSILVCNNGQTEAMASICQDGGDVWYSAWGYQEEGKVHARLTFNPYYSEMLAIIDHVMSHDSAQSVNTTEK
- a CDS encoding pentapeptide repeat-containing protein; translation: MDIIADNQEFYDVVFRKEELIEREFINIEFEGCQFEECDFSSSQFKNCKFNDCEFTRCNLSLIDFSNSVLFEIAFRECKLVGVDWTKAVWASYHVAFELSFHQCVMNDNSFFGLTLNELHLNECKLHDVDFREGNFNQSVMTGSDFAYSQFMRTQLRDSDFTDATNYAINPLENEIKGAKFSRYDALNLLESLGIELVD
- the mpaA gene encoding murein tripeptide amidase MpaA translates to MVKCRLEQDRANFIVKQQLFGTSMLGAPLFYFPAEIDTPERGLIIAGTHGDETASMMLISSALRTLDTNQLKHDVILSLNPDGNQLSTRANGNGVDLNRAFPTRNWLPDDTVYRWSIESPTRKVTIKTGDNLNLEPEVSGLMSLIAERKPKFVVSFHEPLACIDTEISSPLVDWMSKAYQLPVVGSVGYPTPGSFGTWCTEQQLPCITVELPDISSDAAVKQYLDATLELLNY
- a CDS encoding ABC transporter substrate-binding protein, yielding MKRWTLTLTAALLASSFNSIAAQIPEGVTLAKQQHLTRGNDAEVATLDPANAEGMPEIHVLRDLFEGLVIQDSDGNVIPGVAASWETRDNKTFTFHLRPDLKWSNGDPLTADDFVYSLKRAASPDFASANGWYLKLTKIKNMADILEGKADLDSLGIKALDDQTLQYTLETQVPYFVAMMAHTSMMPIHQASVEKYGVKWTHPENMVSNGAYTLKNWVVNERIDLAKNNRYWDAEETVITDVTYIPFESQTAAMNRYMAGEVDITSDVPTQMAKKLQKEYRDAYTVVPLLCTYYYTFNTTKAPFDDPRVRKAVSYSIMRDVITNGITNTGNVPAYTFAHKYVAGFKATQPEYSQWTQKQRDQKAQQLLAEAGYNQDNPLKFHLLYNTSESHKAIATAIAAMLKNNLKAEVELENQEWKSYLVSRRQGAFDVLRSSWCGDYNEASTFLSLMTSGNSGNYARFSDPEYDNVIEQALLSTNQQQRNSYYDKAEQILSAEMPIAPIYDYMQARLVRPTVGGFPLNNVEGRIYSKNLYIKASK
- the dgcA gene encoding N-acetyl-D-Glu racemase DgcA — translated: MKLSIRQKQWKINGSFTISRGSKTHADVVIVELAEHLLTDREDSQNSWIIGRGECVPYARYGESIQSVIEQIEAVRPQIENASLTHQQLLSLLPAGAARNAIDCALWDLTCKRNQQSIWQQLNINPQPLITAFTLSIGSIEEMQQTAKINASRPLLKLKLAGDSLDLARVRAVRDAAPKSKIILDANEAWTEEIYRNLIPQLLPLDITMIEQPFAADNDDILTTLPQPIPICADESCHGQESLPSLATKYQMINIKLDKTGGLTEAFAVKQQAQDLGLKIMIGCMVGSSLSMAPASVIAQDADIVDLDGPLLLAEDIDSGIEFEGSIMMPFSDELWG
- a CDS encoding YrhK family protein; the encoded protein is MPHLFVNRERVHDVVNQKPELKQQFLWETINAIVYKIGGIIFIAGSVCFLPRFEAHVDLGAILFVIGSILYLIVSLHDIIEVNTYRKKNNEYSRELHLEYIASFCYFIGSVLFTAGSIFFLKEVDMVTAGAWMFIIGSGLFVYGAATNVARILYEGSTLTLQLMNLTALTFVVGSVLFLIASVPYLWHIDTGHDSYQLFRYLAWQYIIGSALFLLGGFTNYWRAFLIMRHQLNEAEQLIKDTKQNKIDK
- a CDS encoding MarR family winged helix-turn-helix transcriptional regulator, which gives rise to MPKSRTLESLFQLSHSLKRAIHDHVESLGLAITPMHVRVLKVINHLPNCTAIDISHRLNRDKGQVTRLLNTLIEQDLISKQPNPNDKRSQCLIIEQQGKQILEKIKNLDQTVLKQTTTDISEQELEVFIRTLNKMNDNLSSK